A DNA window from Bombus huntii isolate Logan2020A chromosome 10, iyBomHunt1.1, whole genome shotgun sequence contains the following coding sequences:
- the LOC126870021 gene encoding mucin-4-like isoform X5, whose product MPRCCNENKAVSSVGTSREHNTEDILLTQSRSFTIGNQLELEEDPPIVEKSHRRVRCDLSPVPTSTSTNLNIKLLSIKADRNSRQDQVETGSGGYRERKKEIKKRAAIGNTVRGFLSSGHSRQDRYETNRQQSSGGSGLSSLCPKLVASGGGGNQSGISLAVGHLASQEGVGPCSVVTTQRIHNHTHNHKRQRKLSIVSQAGTSAHSSGDRKTSNLSRSSTPICKKQVRTQRADHTDSLSITSNGVASSSPSSKKKVLSVLRICEKSSSRNLNSPSLDHENDRSFSDAEEAITATENVFNVPGSSSTPSTPLSRLKSKKSDEDETSVEYNISKEGADSSRNPSDKKGSLDSNEEKTSTLECFESSKTSNIIRKISANSIDEEIGAQNKQKVISTSSTSTKSSNIKSRNKYVAEKMIEQHNSKNLKGINMEKNINTSSSTETSMSSAANKNNEKTKRKTSNEEPKSTNIAENEDLAKNSEKNVIDDKNDMQQSEEMVKSSRFVTSKVSEEIVETEIKDIDAQREVEEEVTIYDEDDNGTSISDIVATQALHESLSKLGKVPPLDTELKNVKDTNTQDETKMVKDEKEKEVVQEEAVEGFIGPLLDENFKADEKLTQKTMAMEEVRNLLMKVKVQTVEDDDDEEKAIGISPDGRFLKFEEEIGRGSFKTVYRGLDTQTGVAVAWCELQEKKLNKTERLRFREEAEMLKGLQHPNIVRFYDYWEVTLTRRKYIVLVTELMTSGTLKTYLRRFKKINPKVVKSWCRQILKGLSFLHSRSPPIIHRDLKCDNIFITGTTGSVKIGDLGLATLKNRSFAKSVIGTPEFMAPEMYEEHYDESVDVYAFGMCMLEMATSEYPYSECTGPAQIYKRVVSGVKPQSYDKVENPEVREIIEMCIRLKKEERPLVKDLLNHEFFADDVGLKLEMVSRDSAVADAELSRVEFRLRVLDPKKRTNKHKENEAIQFDFDIQTDNAEEVASEMAKSSLILEEDVKAVAKMLKSQISTLLREREERKAKEEKERLDREADSVNTTNENLLQQQLLLQQMQLQQQQQQMQSNMSIQMQGQVQMQLQQNQIPLQQQQQMQTTAQQPQQHNLQPQQVQLVQQQPLMQQQTSVVQPQQAQQMQQVTQVSQQQVQYQQQQYQQQLQQQYQQQQPQQFPQHVSQNLTATSSQCSTPQTVQTQPQFPQVSQQIQQQQHLHQQQQYIQLNQMNVPQQMGHQIQQPQIQILSQPQHMHQQISQPPQVQYSQPQIQHVQNQQYYQQNTTGTSGYSTQPLYQQNISQQVYHSYASSSSSGHVEILSSNQPTAQIYSHPSIPQNTAPPTSQPYMQPQPGQVQPSVPTGLNLQSTSSATHIQNTITSTIPNMQSAPTLISNSGHQSQPQQNVLVQMKYSQSSSIPTSVPISAGISVPSTTVSQQQQHFISNTEQLCSNTERSSLSKQDTMDSVQSLPTDIPPTIQDQGNVSNVSNISTSQAAMPNEGINQESAENVTSSERSRVKRSGTKRKKPGIKLTVLSVSSNEGQSMIVECQLDTSKQKTVTFKFDRDDMVPTDIANNLVAENLLPQSQCETFVELIEDIVKQLRLDPTRALPLVAHGPPDQSAGGSPVTSRRPRDRDHSLDTAKRDETSNTSTPTKLLPIDQILSHITGSTSMDKQQNVQTPDSQMGPENTSAEASRRSSTSTQNTDTLTPTNLPSDPTDPTQETIVSAAADTVLDAQSILKDETAKSTYIQSQITDSTVNQINEKSKESVVQDAMEQEKETNKETHFDAITAEVATLTAPPPARKISRFLVSPVVEQKIVTSEEEGSTSVENADKSNVLTAQPSSLSQSNTIDEGQVKHDDLEVNVLEAQTMVPEKSNIEIVTQNPQCIAEQVDTVQTIQQPVQQSIALQSTVQGQAILSISQMQQNVSAVQSSQQNVMVPGSAITHQSPQQVQVVSQNVAMPQKDPQTQVASSGINISGQYQNQSMPCNILLQQQQIPIQQSLTQMHIQPEHQHQGQMQAQRPLQQFQHQQIPQQHQQYVILPRHIPQLQPTTIIDERNRRISNISTTSNMSTDSQISEIANMTDDKKQTMIMPNLSMPQTQHVQFISQPDGPNITPLPQTVLEPIQQLQTAPQATVNVPANVSVPVSVPAHQAATVEVAPKVTLKTKEVSSTLPDLAQNLANILSNPKSKSVTPHCLTTHEPNQTVNIPGTTILEYKPTLQSEQYFQPIQPEASQIQMQPQLQHNYQVNTTQQGIPQTFQFSQQPHQAQIPLQQTMQLNATHQIDPQLQMAQQNFQQSKWTASMNQNIIQQSASIRHIQQIQPQSQQTMPQHVIQETQNIESCISSDQSQLHLKLPDQQLLGKVSETEAQDANLAGRTSSEYPLLSENESSSHDITPEHTIVESVDSVLFTQNQALQQQQQQQQHQQQQQHRKLSQQNSLDKVTDTTTGTSVPGGTGPQTIADLHQKLVQLTSQPSEALNVGTPPISYPATPHNHQIIGGYDAYMHSLQQKLVNIGMPISTTHGIQGPLSPQTTIQSTTNLTDSNVPTSVESSVLTQESSIQQLTLSQTHVDCSLDSPTPTPGGAPVGSETMSPSKESIKVRIQRPGSRLQELEQELAKIHRGSIPATASPQPLTPPVSISSVPPSSVGSIQLQPSLQSTQSLLTTVPPVTAVPVATVTPSVFTSRSDTNTPVQVESQENVSEKVSTTQPVRKISRFVVSKVAGPPNNATTPIQQHTDMSKNQTEDSKIYHIDDTQGTPVQITHSREGSLPPTQITQPINAPVVEQAEKDERFWTLTPSEEYQLLIKKQTMELESLQRRHREELERFQQHQLQLLIQQQQQASALHQHHHQHHPVLYHTVTTSVPGQTRLPGTEDYLMFNTTPQTPLQKAPSNYPDTDETLRLAMQKLKQTPLQLQPQQAATGIPHAYVIPIPVVPSETMQNVSTQQPTTYTSELTESLEPAHNPTIINSTQYQFTPILPDGTNYAVSSTGSLVTPIPISSSTGSGGYIQYHDNQTLSNFQTFSCTPHGGFFLPAGYRLIYAPSGGTSQSQPATPATPHIGNSHDGTPPAEPLHAANVDNSTAPPSHTDQ is encoded by the exons GTATGAGACAAATAGACAACAATCTTCAGGGGGAAGTGGCCTGTCAAGTTTATGTCCAAAGCTGGTGGCCAGTGGAGGAGGCGGTAATCAGAGTGGGATTAGCCTGGCAGTGGGCCACTTAGCCTCTCAAGAAGGAGTAGGTCCTTGCTCAGTTGTAACCACTCAAAGAATCCATAATCACACACATAATCACAAACGCCAAAGAAAATTATCTATTGTCTCACAAGCTGGCACTAGTGCTCATAGTTCTGGAGATAGAAAG ACATCAAATCTAAGCCGTTCCTCTACACCAATTTGCAAAAAACAAGTGCGGACTCAAAGGGCTGATCATACGGATTCATTATCGATAACAAGTAACGGAGTCGCCAGTAGCTCACCTTCTTCTAAAAAGAAAGTTTTATCTGTGTTACGAATTTGTGAAAAATCATCATCTCGGAATCTCAATTCACCATCTTTAGATCATGAAAATGATCGCAGTTTTAGCGATGCAGAGGAAGCTATTACAGCAACAGAAAATGTGTTCAATGTGCCAG GATCCAGTTCCACACCTTCAACACCACTTAGCCGATTGAAATCAAAAAAATCGGACGAAGATGAAACGAGTGTGGAATACAATATTAGTAAAGAAGGTGCTGATTCCTCGCGGAACCCATCAGACAAAAAAGGATCACTAGATTCCAACGAAGAAAAGACGTCTACATTAGAATGTTTCGAATCTTCTAAAACTTCGAatattataagaaaaatatcggCAAATAGTATCGACGAAGAAATAGGTGCACAGAATAAGCAAAAAGTAATTTCCACTTCTTCCACAAGTACGAAATCCAGCAATATAAAATCTAGAAACAAATATGTTGCAGAAAAGATGATTGAGCAACACAATAGCAAAAATTTAAAAGGAATAAATATGGAAAAAAACATAAATACAAGTTCGTCCACAGAAACATCCATGAGTTCAGCAgctaataaaaataacgaaaaaacCAAACGGAAAACGTCTAACGAAGAGCCAAAATCTACTAATATTGCAGAGAATGAAGACTTAGCTAAAAATTCTGAGAAAAATGTGATAGATGATAAAAATGACATGCAACAAAGTGAAGAAATGGTAAAAAGCTCAAGATTTGTAACATCAAAGGTGTCAGAAGAAATTGTGGAAACTGAGATTAAAGATATAGATGCGCAAAGagaagtagaagaagaagTGACGATATATGATGAAGATGATAATGGCACCAGTATCAGTGATATTGTTGCTACTCAAGCGCTTCATGAATCTCTGAGTAAATTAGGTAAAGTACCACCATTAGATACTGAGTTGAAGAATGTCAAGGATACAAACACCCAAGACGAAACCAAGATGGtaaaagatgaaaaagaaaaggaagtcGTGCAAGAAGAAGCAGTGGAAGGATTTATTGGTCCTTTACttgatgaaaattttaaagCAGATGAAAAATTAACACAGAAAACAATGGCTATGGAGGAAGTACgaaatttattaatgaaaGTTAAAGTGCAAACTGTTGAAGATGATGATGACGAAGAAAAGGCTATAGGTATATCACCAGATGgtagatttttaaaatttgaagaagaaaTTGGTAGAGGCAGCTTTAAGACTGTATATAGAGGTCTGGATACTCAAACTGGTGTAGCTGTTGCTTGGTGTGAATTGCAG gaaaaaaaattaaataagacGGAAAGATTAAGATTTCGAGAGGAAGCAGAAATGTTGAAAGGTTTACAACACCCAAATATTGTCAGGTTTTATGACTATTGGGAAGTTACACTTacacgtagaaaatatattgtgCTAGTCACTGAACTTATGACTTCAGGAACCTTGAAAAC GTATCTGAgacgatttaaaaaaattaatccaAAAGTTGTAAAATCTTGGTGTCGACAAATTTTGAAAGGCCTTAGTTTCTTGCATTCGAGGTCACCACCAATTATTCATCGTGATTTAAAATGTGACAATATCTTTATTACTGGTACCACAGGAAGTGTAAAAATTGGCGATTTGGGACTTGCTACTCTTAAAAACAGAAGTTTTGCAAAAAGCGTTATCGGAACACCTGAATTTATGGCACCAGAAATGTATGAAGAACATTACGATGAATCCGTTGACGTTTATGCGTTTGGAATGTGTATGCTTGAAATGGCTACTAGTGAATATCCATATTCAGAATGTACTGGACCGGCACAAATATATAAACGCGTAGTATCG GGTGTAAAACCGCAAAGTTACGATAAAGTGGAAAATCCAGAAGTACGTGAGATTATAGAAATGTGCATTCGattaaagaaagaagaacgGCCTTTAGTTAAAGATCTTTTAAATCACGAATTTTTTGCGGACGATGTTGGCTTAAAATTAGAAATGGTTTCAAGAGATTCAGCCGTAGCGGATGCGGAATTATCGCGTGTTGAATTCCGACTTCGAGTGTTGGATCCCAAGAAACGTACTAACAAACATAAAGAGAACGAGGCGATACAGTTTGATTTTGACATTCAAACTGATAATGCAGAAGAAGTAGCCTCAGAAATGGCTAAATCTAGCCTTATACTTGAGGAAGATGTCAAGGCTGTagcaaaaatgttaaaatcgCAAATCAGCACTTTGTTGCGAGAGAGAGAAGAACGTAAAgccaaagaagaaaaggaacgTTTAGATCGAGAAGCGGATAGTGTTAATACAAccaatgaaaatttgttacaacaaCAATTATTACTTCAACAAATGCAATtgcaacagcaacaacaacagaTGCAATCAAATATGAGCATCCAAATGCAAGGTCAAGTACAAATGCAGTTGCAACAGAATCAAATACCTTtgcaacaacagcaacaaatGCAAACTACTGCACAACAACCTCAGCAACACAATTTACAACCACAACAAGTCCAATTGGTTCAACAGCAACCATTAATGCAGCAACAAACGTCTGTTGTTCAGCCACAGCAAGCACAACAAATGCAACAAGTGACTCAGGTTTCACAACAGCAAGTGCAGTACCAACAACAGCAATATCAACAGCAGTTACAACAACAATATCAACAACAACAGCCACAACAATTTCCTCAGCATGTTTCGCAAAATTTAACTGCTACTTCTTCACAATGCTCTACCCCTCAGACTGTACAGACTCAACCACAATTTCCTCAAGTATCTCAACAAATACAACAACAGCAACATTTGCATCAGCAACAACAGTACATACAACTGAATCAAATGAATGTGCCGCAACAGATGGGTCATCAAATACAACAACCACagatacaaattttatcaCAACCTCAACATATGCATCAGCAAATATCGCAACCTCCACAAGTGCAATATTCTCAACCGCAAATACAGCATGTTCAAAATCAGCAGTACTATCAGCAGAATACGACAGGAACCTCAGGATACAGTACGCAACCCCTATATCAGCAAAATATATCTCAACAAGTGTATCATTCGTATGCCAGCTCAAGTTCCTCCGGCCATGTCGAGATTTTATCATCCAATCAGCCTACAGCCCAAATTTATTCTCATCCAAGTATCCCTCAAAATACAGCACCTCCAACTTCACAACCTTACATGCAACCACAGCCAGGACAAGTGCAACCATCTGTACCAACTGGTCTAAATCTTCAGAGCACATCATCAGCAACTCATATACAAAATACAATAACATCAACAATTCCAAATATGCAAAGTGCACCTACTCTTATTTCGAACAGTGGACATCAATCTCAGCCTCAACAAAATGTCTTAgttcaaatgaaatattcgcAAAGTTCTAGTATCCCTACTTCTGTACCCATATCAGCTGGGATTTCTGTGCCATCAACAACAGTGTCTCAGCAACAACAGCATTTCATTTCAAACACAGAACAGCTATGTTCTAACACAGAAAGATCATCTTTATCTAAACAAGATACAATGGATTCTGTGCAATCTTTACCAACAGACATACCGCCTACTATTCAGGATCAAGGAAATGTCTCTAACGTGTCTAACATAAGCACATCTCAAGCAGCAATGCCAAATGAAGg aataaatcAAGAAAGTGCAGAGAATGTCACTTCATCCGAAAGATCTAGAGTAAAAAGATCCGGTACGAAACGTAAGAAACCTGGTATCAAATTAACAGTTTTGTCTGTAAGTAGTAATGAGGGACAATCAATGATTGTTGAATGTCAGTTAGATACCAGCAAACAAAAAACTGTGACATTTAAATTTGATAGAGATGATATGGTACCTACTGACATTGCTAATAACCTG GTTGCTGAAAATTTATTGCCACAATCTCAATGTGAAACGTTCGTTGAATTGATAGAAGACATCGTTAAACAATTACGTTTGGATCCTACACGGGCTTTACCTTTAGTAGCACATGGTCCACCAGATCAATCTGCCGGTGGTAGTCCGGTTACGAGTCGTCGACCTAGAGATCGTGACCACAGTCTTGATACAGCTAAG AGAGACGAAACTTCCAATACTTCTACACCTACGAAATTATTACCGATTGACCAAATTCTTTCTCACATTACGGGCTCCACCTCCATGGATAAGCAACAAAATGTGCAAACGCCTGATAGCCAAATGGGTCCTGAAAACACATCAGCTGAAGCATCCAGAAGATCATCGACCTCTACACAAAATACGGATACATTAACACCGACTAATTTACCAAGCGATCCCACTGATCCAACTCAGGAAACCATAGTTTCTGCAGCAGCAGACACAGTGTTAGACGCGCAAAGTATACTTAAAGATGAAACAGCTAAATCAACGTATATCCAAAGTCAAATAACCGATTCGACTGTAAatcaaataaatgaaaaatctaAAGAATCCGTCGTTCAAGATGCAATGGaacaagagaaagaaacgaataaagAGACACACTTTGATGCCATAACTGCAGAAGTAGCTACATTAACTGCGCCACCTCCAGCACGAAAAATTTCTCGTTTTTTAGTTAGCCCTGTAGTTGAACAGAAGATTGTTACAAGTGAAGAAGAAGGATCTACTTCTGTAGAAAATGCAGATAAATCTAATGTATTAACAGCTCAGCCTAGTTCATTATCGCAATCAAATACGATTGATGAGGGGCAAGTAAAACACGATGATCTAGAAGTGAATGTTTTAGAAGCACAAACTATGGTTCCTGAAAAATCTAATATCGAAATCGTTACGCAAAATCCTCAATGTATCGCAGAACAAGTAGACACTGTTCAAACAATTCAACAACCGGTACAACAATCAATTGCTCTTCAAAGTACTGTACAAGGGCAAGCAATCCTATCCATATCACAAATGCAACAGAATGTTAGTGCTGTGCAATCTAGTCAACAAAATGTAATGGTTCCAGGATCAGCAATAACGCATCAATCGCCTCAACAGGTACAAGTTGTATCTCAAAATGTAGCCATGCCACAAAAGGATCCACAAACTCAAGTTGCATCGAGCGGAATCAATATATCAGGACAATATCAAAATCAATCTATGCCATGCAATATTCTATTACAGCAACAACAAATTCCTATACAACAAAGTTTAACGCAAATGCACATTCAGCCTGAACATCAGCATCAGGGACAAATGCAAGCTCAGCGACCATTGCAACAATTTCAACATCAACAAATACCGCAACAACATCAACAATATGTGATACTTCCTAGACATATTCCACAATTACAACCAACCACAATTATAGATGAAAGAAACCGCAggatttctaatatttctacAACATCGAACATGTCTACGGATTCGCAAATTTCGGAAATTGCTAATATGACGGACGATAAGAAGCAAACAATGATCATGCCCAATTTATCAATGCCCCAAACGCAGCATGTACAATTTATTTCTCAACCAGATGGACCAAATATCACTCCTTTACCACAGACTGTTTTGGAACCAATCCAACAGCTTCAAACAGCACCTCAAGCTACAGTGAACGTCCCAGCAAATGTATCTGTACCTGTTTCAGTTCCTGCCCATCAAGCTGCCACTGTAGAAGTTGCTCCTAAAGTTACACTTAAAACAAAAGAGGTTTCATCAACGCTTCCAGATTTAGCACAAAATTTAGCAAATATACTTTCAAACCCGAAATCGAAATCTGTAACTCCTCATTGTTTAACTACCCACGAACCAAACCAAACTGTAAATATCCCAGGAACTACAATACTCGAATATAAACCTACTCTCCAGTCTGAACAGTATTTTCAACCTATTCAACCAGAAGCAAGTCAAATACAAATGCAACCGCAATTACAGCATAATTATCAAGTGAACACAACACAGCAAGGAATTCCACAAACGTTTCAATTTAGTCAACAACCTCATCAAGCACAAATACCTCTGCAGCAAACAATGCAACTGAATGCAACTCATCAGATCGACCCTCAGTTACAAATGGCGCAACAAAATTTTCAACAGAGCAAATGGACTGCTTCTATGaatcaaaatattatacagCAATCTGCGTCAATCAGACATATTCAACAGATTCAACCACAATCGCAACAAACTATGCCACAACATGTTATACAAGAAACTCAAAATATAGAAAGTTGCATTTCTTCCGATCAATCTCAGCTTCATTTAAAGCTCCCTGATCAACAACTCTTAGGAAAAGTATCTGAAACAGAAGCTCAAGATGCTAATTTAGCTGG GCGTACAAGTTCCGAATATCCTTTATTATCGGAGAACGAAAGCTCTAGCCATGATATAACTCCTGAACATACGATCGTTGAATCTGTAGATTCGGTATTATTTACACAAAATCAAGCATtgcaacaacaacagcagcagcagcaacaccaacaacagcaacaacatcGAAAGCTTAGTCAACAGAATTCGCTAGATAAAGTCACAGATACGACTACTGGAACTAGTGTTCCGGGTGGAACAGGTCCACAAACAATAGCAGATCTCCATCAGAAGCTTGTTCAATTAACAAGTCAGCCGTCCGAAGCGCTTAATGTAGGCACACCTCCTATAAGTTATCCAGCTACTCCTCATAATCACCAGATAATAGGTGGATATGATGCCTACATGCATTCTTTACAACAGAAACTTGTTAATATTGGCATGCCAATTTCCACTACACATGGCATA CAGGGTCCTCTATCACCTCAGACTACAATACAGTCGACTACAAACTTGACTGATTCAAATGTTCCAACAAGTGTGGAAAGTTCTGTTTTAACTCAAGAAAGCTCAATTCAACAACTTACGCTTTCTCAAACT CATGTAGATTGCTCTCTCGATAGTCCAACTCCAACACCTGGAGGGGCTCCTGTAGGGTCTGAAACTATGAGTCCGAGTAAAGAGAGTATAAAAGTTCGAATCCAAAGACCGGGATCTCGTCTCCAAGAATTAGAACAAGAATTAGCAAAAATTCACAGAGGATCGATTCCAGCAACAGCTTCTCCACAACCTTTAACACCTCCTGTATCCATCAGTTCTGTTCCGCCGTCGTCCGTTGGTTCTATTCAGCTGCAACCATCTTTACAGTCTACTCAAAGTTTATTGACTACTGTTCCACCTGTAACTGCTGTACCTGTTGCTACCGTTACTCCCAGTGTCTTTACATCACGCTCTGATACGAACACTCCAGTGCAAGTAGAATCTCAAGAAAATGTTTCCGAG AAGGTTAGTACAACACAACCTGTTAGGAAAATATCAAGATTCGTGGTTTCCAAGGTCGCAGGTCCTCCTAATAATGCTACTACACCGATTCAACAACATACTGATATGTCAAAAAATCAAACAGAAGATTCGAAGATTTATCATATAGATGACACACAGG GTACACCAGTACAAATAACTCACAGCCGTGAAGGTTCTCTTCCACCTACGCAAATTACTCAGCCTATTAATGCTCCTGTTGTAGAA caAGCAGAAAAAGATGAGAGATTTTGGACATTAACACCAAGTGAAGAATATCAATTGCTTATAAAAAA GCAAACTATGGAATTGGAATCCCTGCAAAGAAGACACAGAGAAGAATTGGAACGATTTCAACAGCATCAATTGCAGCTATTAAttcaacagcaacagcaagcAAGTGCACTTCATCAACATCACCATCAACATCATCCAGTGCTTTATCATACTGTTACAACTAGTGTGCCAG GACAAACTAGACTTCCAGGTACAGAAGACTATTTAATGTTTAACACAACGCCCCAAACTCCTTTACAAAAAGCTCCAAGTAATTATCCAGATACCGATGAAACATTACGATTAGCTATGCAGAAATTGAAGCAAACTCCTTTGCAACTACAACCACAACAGGCGGCAACTGGAATACCACACGCTTATGTTATTCCAATTCCAGTAGTGCCTTCTGAAACTATGCAAAACGTGTCTACTCAACAACCTACTACTTATACAAGTGAACTAACTGAATCTCTAGAGCCAGCACATAATCCGACAATTATAAATTCAACACAATATCAGTTCACGCCTATATTACCAGATGGAACAAATTATGCAGTATCCTCTACTGGATCATTAGTTACACCTATACCGATATCAAGTTCAACGGGAAGTGGAGGTTACATCCAGTATCACGATAATCAAAcattatcaaattttcaaacatttaGTTGCACACCACATGGCGGTTTCTTTTTACCAGCTGGCTATCGGCTAATATATGCTCCTTCTGGTGGAACGTCTCAGTCGCAGCCAGCTACACCAGCTACCCCACATATAGGAAATTCTCATGACGGTACACCGCCGGCAGAACCTTTGCACGCAGCAAATGTTGACAATTCAACAGCTCCACCTTCCCATACCGATCAATAA